The Hippoglossus stenolepis isolate QCI-W04-F060 chromosome 11, HSTE1.2, whole genome shotgun sequence genome includes a window with the following:
- the ubxn7 gene encoding UBX domain-containing protein 7, protein MRHIYVVVCGGKMAALGDASAPGMNGLIQQFTAITGATESVGKHMLEACNSNLEMAVTMFLDGGAIAEEPSTSSSSAASSSRAPPEDEVRAPIPQKQDILVEPEPLFGVPKRRRPARSIFDGFRDFQTETIRQEQELRNGGTVDKKLSTLADLFRPPIELMHKGSFETAKDCGQLENKWLMINIQNVQDFACQCLNRDVWSNDAVKTIIREHFIFWQVYHDSEEGQRYIQFYKLNKFPYISILDPRTGQKMVEWNQLDVASFLEQVTGFLAEHGQLDGPSCHAPPAKRARSESLIDASEDSQLEAAIRASLQETHYVSSNVPEVPDSPRSDDESDAEPFSDSEGPISVDGSDSETPAPHEEKSSTSQHAPVPSATVAQQRLHPDSSTSSHRKSPYKENNHSHKKEESKKNHLEPSAAGPRHPHPVPDSGDNHCSSAAENSGAAKPSTTNACDMDCPDDNGPKARLMLRYPDGQREQISLSSKSKLLALVRHVQSKGYPNERFELVTNFPRRKLAHLDYDITLQEAGLCPQETVFVQERN, encoded by the exons GAGCCACAGAGAGTGTAGGGAAACATATGTTGGAAGCATGCAACAGCAACCTGGAGATGGCGGTGACCATGTTTCTGGATGGAGGCGCAATAGCAGAGGAGCCCAGCACCAGCTCCAGTTCAGCAGCTTcaagcagcagagctccacCTGAAGA TGAAGTACGAGCACCCATTCCACAGAAGCAGGACATATTGGTGGAACCGGAACCACTGTTTGGAG TGCCAAAGCGAAGACGACCTGCTCGATCAATATTTGATGGTTTCAGAGACTTCCAAACAGAAACTA tCCGTCAGGAACAGGAGCTGCGTAACGGTGGGACAGTGGATAAGAAACTGAGCACCCTGGCAGACCTTTTCCGTCCTCCCATTGAGCTCATGCACAAAGGCAGCTTTGAGACG GCAAAAGACTGTGGGCAGCTGGAGAACAAGTGGCTAATGATCAACATTCAAAATGTTCAGGACTTCGCCTGCCAGTGCCTGAACAGGGATGTTTGGAGTAACGATGCAGTGAAGACCATAATCAGAGAGCACTTCATTTTCTGGCAG GTTTATCATGATAGTGAAGAGGGACAAAGATACATTCAGTTTTATAAGCTGAACAAGTTTCCCTACATTTCCATCCTCGACCCCCGGACTG GACAAAAAATGGTGGAGTGGAACCAGCTGGATGTGGCATCGTTCTTGGAGCAAGTGACTGGCTTCCTGGCAGAGCACGGGCAGCTTGACGGGCCATCCTGCCACGCACCTCCTGCCAAACGGGCTCGCTCT GAGAGTCTGATAGATGCCAGTGAAGACAGTCAGCTGGAGGCAGCAATCCGAGCCTCCCTACAGGAGACCCACTACGTGTCTTCAAATGTCCCAGAAGTTCCTGATTCCCCTCGATCAGATGACGAATCGGATGCAGAACCTTTCTCCGACAGCGAGGGTCCCATATCTGTTGATGGCTCAGACAGTGAAACGCCAGCACCCCACGAAGAGAAAAGTTCTACCAGCCAGCACGCCCCGGTCCCTTCGGCCACTGTGGCACAGCAGCGTCTACATCCCGACAGttcaacttcctcccacagaaAGTCTCCgtacaaagaaaacaaccacagtCACAAGAAAGAGGAGAGCAAAAAGAACCACCTGGAGCCCTCGGCTGCCGGTCCTCGTCATCCTCATCCTGTTCCAGATTCAGGGGACAACCACTGTTCCTCGGCAGCAGAAAATTCTGGAGCGGCGAAGCCCAGCACCACCAACGCCTGTGACATGGACTGTCCTGATGACAATg GTCCCAAAGCCAGGTTGATGCTCCGTTACccagatggacagagagagcaAATTTCCTTGTCTTCTAAATCAAAACTTTTG GCACTGGTAAGACACGTCCAGTCCAAAGGATACCCTAATGAACGCTTCGAACTCGTCACCAACTTTCCTAGAAGGAAGCTTGCCCACTTGGACTATGACATCacgctgcaggaggcggggcttTGTCCACAGGAGACTGTATTTGTGCAGGAGAGGAACTAG
- the tfa gene encoding transferrin-a, with protein sequence MKPLLLLPLLGCLATIASCITNVKWCVTSDREMLKCQALSRVAPVFSCVRRAGTKECVTAIQAGEADAITLDGGEIHTAGLDNLHPIIAEQYSTSAETCYYAVAVVKKGTGFKFGDLRGKKTCHTGVGKSAGWNIPIGTLLDKGYISWAGIDDGNLEDAVAKFFLSSCAPGATNQKLCALCQGNCDKTESNPYYNYHGAFKCLKDGSGEVAFVKHLTVPDDERDGYELLCTDNSRKPIDQYEKCNLAKVPGHAVVTRSDDQELGDFIWKSLDSVKNFDLFSSVTYGGKNLMFKDSTKSLMQLPPNVDHKMYLGPKYLDSIETIKKGKTPSTTSDIKWCVVGDREKAKCDEWSISSLGKDGTNFLCMRGLSSEDCLKKIMYKEADAVAVDGGQVYTAGKCGLVPAMVEQYTQDQCGQSGVTGSFYYAVAVVKKDTVTNWSDLKGKISCHTGMGRTAGWNIPMGLIYEETKNCNFSAYFSSSCAPGAKPSSPLCAHCVGNSDSRFKCEASDEERYYGYAGAFRCLARGSADVAFVKHTIVAENTGGQGPAWAQGLLADDYRLICPGKGPVPVTEFLDCHLAKVAAHAVVTRSEIRTKVADFLKHQQGNFGSSATSDSFKMFGSKHGPNLLFKSSTKCLQEIQDDYETFLGPEYMTAMSSLRTCKESTSDLEQLCTYNMCQDNN encoded by the exons ATGAAGCCCCTCCTGCTCCTGCCGCTGCTCGGATGCCTCG CCACCATCGCCTCCTGCATCACTAACGTGAAATGGTGCGTCACGTCGGACAGAGAGATGCTGAAGTGTCAGGCCCTGAGTCGTGTGGCCCCGGTCTTCTCCTGTGTGCGGAGAGCCGGAACCAAGGAATGTGTGACCGCCATCCAG GCTGGTGAGGCAGATGCCATCACTTTAGATGGAGGGGAAATCCACACTGCTGGACTGGACAATCTGCATCCCATAATTGCTGAGCAGTACAGCACCT CTGCTGAAACCTGTTACTACGCTGTTGCTGTGGTGAAGAAGGGCACAGGATTTAAATTCGGGGATCTCAGGGGGAAGAAAACCTGCCATACTGGGGTGGGGAAATCTGCAGGCTGGAACATTCCCATCGGAACTCTGCTCGACAAGGGATACATTAGTTGGGCAGGCATTGATGACGGAAACCTGGAGGACG cgGTGGCCAAGTTCTTCCTGTCCAGCTGTGCCCCCGGGGCAACAAACCAGAAGCTGTGCGCGCTGTGCCAAGGAAACTGCGACAAGACCGAGTCTAATCCTTATTATAATTACCACGGGGCTTTCAA GTGTCTGAAAGACGGATCAGGAGAAGTAGCTTTTGTGAAGCATCTCACTGTCCCTG ATGATGAAAGGGACGGCTATGAGCTGCTGTGCACTGATAACAGCAGAAAGCCCATAGACCAGTATGAGAAATGCAACCTTGCCAAGGTTCCAGGTCATGCTGTGGTCACTCGCAGTGACGACCAGGAGCTGGGGGACTTCATCTGGAAAAGCCTCGACTCAGTAAAG aactttgaccttttctcGTCGGTGACCTATGGTGGAAAGAACCTGATGTTCAAGGACTCAACAAAAAGCCTAATGCAGCTGCCCCCGAACGTTGACCACAAAATGTATCTGGGTCCTAAGTACTTAGACAGCATTGAAACCATTAAGAAAG GGAAAACCCCAAGCACCACGTCTGACATAAAATGGTGTGTTGTGGGCGACAGGGAGAAAGCAAAGTGTGACGAGTGGAGCATCAGCAGTTTGGGAAAAGATGGCACCAACTTTCTTTGCATGAGAGGCCTGTCATCTGAAGACTGCCTGAAAAAGATTATG TATAAAGAGGCTGATGCAGTGGCAGTGGATGGAGGTCAGGTGTACACAGCTGGAAAGTGTGGTCTGGTTCCTGCTATGGTGGAGCAGTATACTCAAG ACCAGTGCGGTCAAAGTGGAG TCACAGGCTCCTTTTACTATGCTGTCGCTGTGGTAAAGAAAGATACAGTGACGAACTGGTCAGACCTGAAAGGCAAGATTTCTTGCCACACAGGCATGGGAAGAACCGCTGGCTGGAACATCCCCATGGGTCTCATCTatgaagaaactaaaaactGCAACTTCT CGGCTTATTTCAGTAGTAGCTGTGCCCCTGGAGCCAAGCCCAGCTCTCCGCTCTGTGCTCACTGTGTTGGCAATTCGGACTCTAGGTTCAAGTGCGAAGCCAGTGATGAAGAGAGGTACTACGGCTACGCTGGAGCTTTTAG ATGTCTGGCGAGAGGTTCCGCTGATGTTGCCTTCGTCAAACACACAATCGTCGCAGAAAACACAGGTG gtcaaggacCAGCTTGGGCCCAAGGTCTCCTGGCCGATGACTATAGGCTGATCTGCCCTGGCAAGGGTCCAGTGCCAGTCACTGAGTTCCTGGATTGCCACTTGGCTAAAGTGGCCGCACACGCTGTGGTGACCCGTTCAGAGATCCGCACCAAGGTGGCCGACTTTCTGAAGCATCAGCAG GGCAATTTTGGAAGCAGTGCCACCAGTGACTCGTTCAAAATGTTCGGGTCGAAACATGGACCGAACCTCCTCTTCAAGTCCTCCACTAAATGTCTCCAGGAGATTCAAGATGACTATGAAACGTTTTTGGGACCAGAATACATGACAGCCATGAGTTCACTCAGAACTTGCAAAGAATCCACTTCAG ATCTGGAACAGCTTTGCACTTACAATATGTGTCAGGACAACAATTGA